A genome region from Winogradskyella helgolandensis includes the following:
- the gap gene encoding type I glyceraldehyde-3-phosphate dehydrogenase, which yields MITIAINGFGRIGRRVFRLALEHPQICVVGVNDLADSRTLSHLLKYDSIHGVLKETVSYDEHHIIVNDVSIPLYRESHPKNINWSKIEPDFVIESTGKFKTKADLQCHITNGAKRVILSVPALEDEIKTIVLGVNDNTLTGSETIISNASCTTNNAAPMIALIKEHLGIKQAYITTIHSYTTDQSLHDQPHKDLRRARAAGQSIVPTTTGAAKALTKIFPDLSDVIGGCGIRVPVANGSLTDITINVKKPTTIKAVNDIFKNAANSHLKGILEYTEDPIVSIDIVGNPHSCIFDAQMTSVIGNMVKIVGWYDNETGYSSRILDLICNLSDK from the coding sequence ATGATTACGATAGCCATTAACGGTTTTGGTAGAATTGGCCGTCGTGTATTTAGACTAGCTTTAGAACATCCACAAATTTGTGTGGTTGGTGTAAATGATTTAGCTGATTCAAGAACCTTAAGCCACTTATTAAAATACGATAGTATTCATGGTGTTTTAAAAGAGACCGTTTCTTACGATGAGCATCATATAATAGTGAATGATGTTTCAATCCCATTATATAGAGAATCTCATCCAAAAAACATCAATTGGTCTAAAATTGAACCCGATTTTGTAATAGAATCTACTGGTAAATTCAAAACAAAAGCAGACCTTCAATGTCATATTACAAATGGCGCAAAACGTGTTATTCTATCTGTCCCAGCTTTGGAAGATGAAATCAAAACCATTGTTTTGGGTGTTAATGATAACACGTTAACAGGCTCTGAAACAATTATATCAAATGCATCGTGTACTACTAATAATGCAGCTCCGATGATAGCTTTAATTAAAGAACATCTTGGTATAAAACAAGCATACATAACCACAATACATTCCTATACTACAGACCAAAGCTTACACGATCAGCCTCATAAAGACTTAAGACGTGCAAGAGCTGCAGGGCAATCAATTGTACCAACCACCACAGGAGCCGCTAAAGCGCTGACAAAGATTTTCCCTGATTTATCAGATGTTATAGGTGGTTGTGGTATTAGAGTACCTGTGGCAAACGGTTCATTAACGGATATTACAATAAATGTTAAAAAACCTACAACTATTAAAGCTGTTAATGATATATTTAAAAATGCAGCTAATAGTCACCTAAAAGGCATTTTAGAATACACCGAAGACCCTATTGTATCTATTGATATTGTTGGTAATCCACACTCTTGTATTTTTGATGCACAAATGACTTCTGTGATAGGAAACATGGTAAAAATAGTAGGTTGGTACGATAATGAAACAGGGTATAGCTCAAGGATTTTAGATTTAATTTGCAATTTATCGGACAAATAA
- a CDS encoding glycosyltransferase codes for MVIPSILFYVFIAVVGIQIVYYLSFLFSFGIKRPETQQKKHIPISVIICAKNEAENLKKNIPLILNQEYSNFEIVLVNDSSYDDTLEIMKAFDAENNNIKLVDVKTNEAFWGNKKYALTLGIKASKHDFLVFTDADCTPNSKQWLVQMSSHFSNEKSIVLGYGAYAKKKFSFLNQLIRFETVMTALQYFSYAKMGIPYMGVGRNMAYRKELFFNNCGFSNHMSIKSGDDDLFINEVSNASNTALSYTKDSFTISEPKTTFKEWILQKRRHISTANFYKLKHQFLLGLFYITNLLFWILGSALLIIGFSWPWIASLVGLRFVIQWLCFGFTAKKFQETDLIILMPILELFLITTQLSIFIANLISKPKHWK; via the coding sequence ATGGTAATTCCCTCAATACTATTTTATGTATTTATTGCCGTTGTTGGTATTCAAATAGTATATTATCTTAGTTTTCTCTTCTCTTTTGGCATCAAACGACCCGAAACACAACAAAAAAAGCATATTCCAATATCTGTCATTATCTGTGCTAAAAATGAAGCAGAAAATTTAAAGAAAAATATTCCTTTAATATTAAATCAAGAGTATTCAAATTTCGAAATTGTTTTAGTCAACGATAGTTCGTATGATGACACATTAGAAATCATGAAGGCTTTTGACGCTGAAAACAATAACATCAAACTTGTTGATGTAAAAACCAATGAGGCTTTTTGGGGAAATAAAAAATACGCACTTACTTTAGGTATTAAAGCTTCTAAGCATGATTTTTTAGTGTTTACTGATGCCGATTGTACACCAAACTCTAAACAATGGTTGGTACAAATGAGCAGTCATTTTTCAAATGAGAAATCTATCGTTTTAGGTTATGGAGCCTATGCTAAAAAGAAATTTTCATTCTTAAACCAACTTATACGATTTGAAACCGTAATGACGGCCTTACAGTATTTTTCTTATGCAAAAATGGGAATACCATACATGGGAGTTGGTCGCAACATGGCATACAGAAAAGAGTTATTCTTCAATAATTGTGGGTTTAGTAATCATATGTCTATTAAATCTGGCGATGACGATTTGTTTATAAATGAAGTATCTAATGCGTCTAACACAGCACTCAGTTACACAAAAGATAGTTTTACAATTTCTGAACCGAAAACAACTTTTAAAGAATGGATTCTTCAAAAAAGAAGACATATAAGTACTGCTAATTTTTACAAATTGAAGCATCAATTTTTATTAGGTCTATTTTATATTACGAACTTATTATTTTGGATTTTGGGAAGCGCTTTATTAATCATAGGGTTTTCTTGGCCATGGATTGCATCATTAGTTGGCTTACGCTTTGTAATTCAATGGTTATGTTTTGGGTTTACAGCGAAAAAGTTTCAAGAAACTGACCTCATTATTCTCATGCCAATTTTAGAATTATTTCTAATTACTACACAATTAAGTATCTTTATAGCTAATCTGATATCTAAGCCAAAACATTGGAAGTAA
- the lipA gene encoding lipoyl synthase, whose product MDTKVASNILPERKPKWLRVKLPTGKKYTELRTLVDKYKLNTICTSGSCPNMGECWGEGTATFMILGNVCTRSCGFCGVKTGRPETVDWDEPEKVARSIKLMQIKHAVLTSVDRDDLKDMGSIMWAETVKAVRRMNPETTLETLIPDFQGIEKHIDRIIDVAPEVVSHNIETVRRLTRDVRIQAQYDRSMGVLKYLKSQGQRRTKSGIMLGLGEERDEVIQTLHDLRAQDVDVVTIGQYLQPSKKHLPVKQFINPDQFDEYKAIGLELGFRHVESSALVRSSYKAQKHIN is encoded by the coding sequence ATGGATACAAAAGTTGCTTCAAATATTTTACCAGAACGTAAACCAAAATGGCTAAGAGTAAAATTACCTACAGGTAAAAAATACACAGAACTCAGAACCTTAGTAGACAAGTATAAACTAAATACAATTTGCACCTCTGGAAGTTGCCCAAACATGGGTGAATGTTGGGGCGAAGGCACAGCGACGTTTATGATTTTAGGAAACGTTTGCACGCGTTCTTGTGGATTTTGTGGTGTAAAAACAGGACGACCAGAAACGGTCGATTGGGATGAACCAGAAAAAGTAGCACGATCTATAAAACTGATGCAAATTAAACATGCCGTTTTAACAAGTGTAGATCGCGATGACCTTAAAGACATGGGAAGCATTATGTGGGCTGAAACCGTAAAAGCGGTACGACGCATGAATCCTGAAACGACTCTTGAAACCCTAATTCCAGATTTTCAGGGTATTGAAAAACACATCGATCGTATTATTGATGTCGCACCAGAAGTTGTTTCTCATAATATTGAAACTGTAAGACGCTTAACACGAGATGTTAGAATACAAGCGCAGTATGATCGCAGTATGGGAGTTTTGAAATACTTAAAATCCCAAGGACAGCGTAGAACCAAATCTGGTATTATGTTAGGTTTAGGAGAAGAACGTGATGAAGTTATTCAAACACTGCACGATTTAAGAGCTCAAGATGTTGATGTCGTTACAATCGGACAATATTTACAACCCAGTAAAAAGCATTTACCAGTAAAGCAGTTTATCAACCCAGATCAGTTTGATGAATATAAAGCTATTGGTTTAGAATTAGGCTTTAGACATGTTGAAAGTAGCGCATTAGTAAGATCATCATACAAAGCACAAAAACATATCAACTAA
- a CDS encoding RNA polymerase sigma factor, with amino-acid sequence MEVKEAINKAKNNNQIAFKFLLDTYWNDVYAFQLKRTLNENDAEDITIQTFSKAFDKINTYNEDYKFKTWLITISKNIHIDLVRKQKKTINNTSKDNEDNYFDIVDDSPTPEDKIITEQNLANLLRDIKKLKPHYQEVINLRYFRELSYKEISDELKEPINNVKVKLLRAKKLLAEIIIKR; translated from the coding sequence TTGGAAGTAAAAGAAGCCATAAACAAAGCCAAAAACAACAATCAAATTGCATTCAAATTTCTCCTAGACACCTATTGGAATGATGTTTATGCGTTTCAACTAAAACGCACCCTGAATGAAAATGATGCTGAAGACATAACCATTCAGACATTTTCTAAAGCTTTCGATAAAATTAACACGTATAACGAAGACTATAAGTTCAAAACTTGGCTGATTACTATTTCGAAAAATATTCATATTGATTTAGTTCGAAAACAGAAAAAAACAATCAATAACACGTCTAAAGATAACGAAGACAACTATTTTGATATCGTAGATGACTCTCCTACACCTGAAGATAAAATTATCACAGAGCAAAATCTAGCTAATCTTTTACGCGATATAAAAAAACTAAAACCTCATTATCAAGAAGTCATCAACTTACGTTATTTCAGAGAATTGAGTTACAAAGAAATTTCAGATGAATTGAAAGAGCCTATTAACAATGTAAAAGTAAAACTTCTGAGAGCTAAAAAATTATTAGCTGAAATTATTATTAAACGTTAA